A genomic stretch from Pseudoliparis swirei isolate HS2019 ecotype Mariana Trench chromosome 18, NWPU_hadal_v1, whole genome shotgun sequence includes:
- the LOC130208844 gene encoding homeobox expressed in ES cells 1-like isoform X1, translating to MTNMNLNYKYLLNEAGKDSNVLESIKMHFMFLEIGGEKENRASSHHHLHPHPQQLNSSRPTCNWYVGRRPRTAFTNGQVSLLETLFQVNCYPGIQLREQLAARLELEEDRIQIWFQNRRAKLRRSLRESRLHLVQTAVADLGVRGRVKAEEEEA from the exons ATGACAAATATGAACCTGAATTATAAATATCTGTTGAATGAAGCCGGTAAAGACTCAAATGTTCTCGAATCCATTAAAAtgcatttcatgtttttagaGATCGGAGGCGAGAAGGAGAACAGAGCGAGCtcccatcatcatcttcatcctcatcctcagcagCTGAACTCCTCCAGGCCGACCTGCAACTGGTACGTCGGCCGCAGGCCGCGCACCGCCTTCACCAACGGCCAG GTGAGCCTTCTGGAGACGCTGTTCCAGGTGAACTGCTACCCAGGGATCCAGCTGAGGGAGCAGCTGGCGGCCCgactggagctggaggaggaccggATCCAG atcTGGTTTCAGAACCGGAGGGCCAAGTTGAGACGTTCCCTCAGAGAATCCCGTCTGCATCTGGTCCAGACCGCCGTGGCCGAtctcggggtcagaggtcgcgtgaaggccgaggaagaggaggcgtga
- the LOC130208844 gene encoding homeobox expressed in ES cells 1-like isoform X2, with translation MAFSIQRILELEGPGGVLQLHRPWTEIGGEKENRASSHHHLHPHPQQLNSSRPTCNWYVGRRPRTAFTNGQVSLLETLFQVNCYPGIQLREQLAARLELEEDRIQIWFQNRRAKLRRSLRESRLHLVQTAVADLGVRGRVKAEEEEA, from the exons ATGGCGTTCTCCATCCAGCGGATCCTGGAGCTGGAGGGACCGGGAGGCGTCCTGCAGCTCCACCGGCCCTGGACGG aGATCGGAGGCGAGAAGGAGAACAGAGCGAGCtcccatcatcatcttcatcctcatcctcagcagCTGAACTCCTCCAGGCCGACCTGCAACTGGTACGTCGGCCGCAGGCCGCGCACCGCCTTCACCAACGGCCAG GTGAGCCTTCTGGAGACGCTGTTCCAGGTGAACTGCTACCCAGGGATCCAGCTGAGGGAGCAGCTGGCGGCCCgactggagctggaggaggaccggATCCAG atcTGGTTTCAGAACCGGAGGGCCAAGTTGAGACGTTCCCTCAGAGAATCCCGTCTGCATCTGGTCCAGACCGCCGTGGCCGAtctcggggtcagaggtcgcgtgaaggccgaggaagaggaggcgtga
- the LOC130208843 gene encoding cytochrome c1, heme protein, mitochondrial, translated as MAALRVSVLAGSGRALLGTPKTIKTPVAKMSFASLPRSKKVALTTMGVVTAGGAGLALMLHQSVKASDLILHPPSYPWSHGGPLSSLDHASVRRGYQVYKQVCSACHSMEYLAFRNLVGVSHTEAEVKAIAQEVEVVDGPDETGEMFTRPGKLSDYFPKPYSNPEAARYANNGALPPDLSHIVNARHGGEDYVFSLLTGYCEPPAGVELIEGLYFNPYFIGQAIGMAPPIYNEVLEYDDGTPASMSQVAKDVCTFLRWAAEPEHDQRKRMGLKMLIGSAIIIPLLYYMKRHRWSVMKSRKIAYKPPK; from the exons ATGGCGGCGCTACGAGTTTCGGTGCTGGCGGGGAGTGGGAGAGCCCTCCTCGGCACACCGAAAACCATCAAGACCCCCGTG GCCAAAATGTCCTTCGCCAGTTTGCCTCGGAGCAAAAAGGTTGCCCTGACGACGATGGGCGTGGTCACCGCCGGCGGGGCGGGGCTCGCCCTGATGCTGCACCAATCCGTCAAGGCCTCAGACCTAATCCTCCACCCCCCCTCGTACCCCTGGAGCCACGGCGGACCCCTGTCCTCGCTGGACCACGCCAG TGTTCGTCGTGGGTACCAGGTGTACAAGCAGGTGTGCTCGGCCTGCCACAGTATGGAGTACCTGGCCTTCAGGAACCTGGTGGGCGTGTCGCACACGGAGGCCGAGGTCAAGGCCATCGCTCAGGAG gtggaggtggtggacgGTCCCGATGAGACCGGGGAGATGTTCACCCGGCCGGGTAAGCTGTCGGACTACTTCCCCAAGCCCTACAGCAACCCCGAGGCGGCCCGCTACGCCAACAACGGCGCCCTGCCGCCGGACCTCAGCCACATCGTCAACGCCAG acacgGAGGAGAGGACTACGTATTCAGCCTGCTGACGGGGTACTGCGAGCCCCCGGCCGGCGTGGAGTTAATTGAGGGGCTCTACTTCAACCCGTACTTCATTGGCCAGGCCATCGGCATGGCGCCGCCCATCTACAACGAGGTGCTGGAGTACGATGACG GAACCCCTGCCAGCATGAGCCAGGTGGCTAAAGACGTGTGTACGTTCCTGAGGTGGGCGGCCGAGCCCGAGCACGACCAACGGAAACGCATGGGACTGAAg atgCTGATAGGCTCCGCCATCATCATCCCGCTGCTCTACTACATGAAGAGGCACCGGTGGTCCGTTATGAAGAGCCGGAAGATCGCCTACAAGCCCCCCAAGTAA